The sequence TTCTAATTTGTGCAGGCTCTAAACCAAATTCCGTCTTTATCGCTGTCGCAAAAGGAGCAAAATTAAACCAGACTACAAAGCTTAAGAAAAAAGCAAACCAAGTCAAGTGTAAAATGCGATAGCGACCGCTAAAGGAAAAAATTCCAGACATAGATAATTACTACTATAAAGGTTGTGAACTGCTGACACTAATTCCGTTTAAGGTTATTCAATCTGGTGTAAATAATATGACGAGGCGCTTCAAATACATTGTAACAAAATTTACCGTATCGCTACTTGTAGCTGTTTGAATGATTTTTTGGAATCCTATCGATGCAAAAACAGGATTTAAGCAATATTTAGAGCAATATTTAAATAATAAATTTATTTTCGACACAAGAATTTTGAGAATGGTGCTGCTGCTGTGAGCATGTAGTAAGCAGTTACGAGATGTAACCTAAAAAAATAAAGAGATAGATGACCTCTAATTAGCAATTTAGAAATAGTATAAATACTTAAAAAGATATTAATTAGTATATTTTATTTAAAGATAACTAAGTATAAAATTGTTGATAAATAGGTTAATCGAATTTATGATTATTTGAAAAAATGATACAGATGTTTTAGTAAATCATCTTTACGAAATTATTAATCATTATTTAAGGAAAATAAATAAATTCAATCCCAATCTAATAAATCATAGTGTTATAAAAAGAGGATTGATAAATTACTATTTTATTTAGTAGATTTAAATCAATCAGATAATAAATGATAAAAAGCGAGGATATAACCATGCAAGCAATCAAAATTAAACTATCAATTTTAGTGGGCGTATCCATGCTACTTTTAATGCCAAGTGTAGCTACAGCCAATAATAATTCAGCAGAAGAATCTATTAATTCTCAATCTTCATCCCTTATTTCTAGTTCTTCGTGCGGACGTGGTGATAGGTGTAGACCTCCTGCTTAATGGATATTTGAGGCTACTTTACTAATTTATAAATTTACAACTAGTCAATCATCCCCAGGTAGTTTTATCCGCCTGCGGGATATTTTTTTTGATAGCTAAAGCCGCATTTCCCCGTTTTTGGTTTCCTAAGCTGCTAGGCATTTAACTTATATATTTATTTGGCATTGATTAACGGCTACAACCCTTGTCCCTTCTTCCCTTTTCCTTCTTCCTTCTTCCAAGAGTATTGTGCATTTCTAATGCACAACAGCTTATTCCCTTATGTTAGTTTATCTCTACATCTGGGAACTCTATAAATATTACCTTGGCAGACTCATCGAGCTAGTCAAATAGTTATTAGAGAAAAATAAATGCGCGATCTCCACTATATATTATTAGCTTTATCAGTCACCTTTTTACTTTTACCAGTTTCAGAAGTTGAAGCACAGTTAATACCTGATAATACTTTAGGAAAAGAAAATTCTCTAGTTAATCCCGTTAATTCAGTTCAAAGGATTGATGGCGGTACGATTCGTGGCTCTAACTTATTTCATAGTTTTCAAGAATTCAATATTGGTAGTGGTAAGAGCGCTTACTTCAGCAATCCGGGTAATATCGAAAATATTCTGACTCGCGTTACGGGAAAAAATTCCTCCCTAATTTTGGGAAAGTTAGGAGTATTGGGTAATGCTAATTTATTCCTAATTAATCCTAATGGAATTATTTTTGGTGAGAATGCCCAATTAGATATTAATGGTTCATTTGTTGGCTCTACAGCAGATAATATTAAATTTGCTGATGGCAGAGAATTTAATGCAGTTAACCCCTCAGCGAATCCGATTTTGACTATAAATGTTCCTTTGGGTTTGCAATATAAAGGTAATGGCGGAAATATTGAAGTGCGCGGTACAGCAACATCGAATTTAAAAGTACCAGATAAAAAATCCTTAGCCCTAGCAGGCGGAAATATTAAATTTGATGGTGGGAAACTAACTGCACCAGCAGGCGGAATTGATTTATTTGCAGTCACTAACGGTGAAGTTTCTTTAGTTAATAGTAACGGACGAATAAATTTAAAAACCCCTTTAGGTATTGAGTACGGTGATATTGAGTTTTTGAATGCCTCTAATATCGATGCCAGCGGAAACAGTGGAGGTTCTATTCAGGTACGAGGTAGAAATATAAGCCTGAAAGGAAACTCAATTATTTCTACAAATACTGATGGAGATGGCTTTGGAAAAACATTAAATATTACAGCTACAGAATTACTTAAAATAAGTGCAAGCGATTTATTCGCGGATGTCCAAGACAACGCAACTGGAACTGGTGGCGATTTAGTTGTTAATAGCAAAAACTTGATAGTTACTGATGGAAGTATTCTATCGAGTAGCACTTTTGGTTTGGGTAATAGTGGTAATCTAACTATTAAAACAATTAACTTGCAAGTAGACAATGCAGGCAGAATTGATGTTACAACTTATGACTTTGGTAATGGTGGTAATTTAACTATTGAAACAGCTAACTTGCAAGTATACGATGGGGCACAAATTACTGCGATCGCTTTTGGAAAAGGAAATGCTGGTAATATGGAGATTAAAGCCAATTTAGTAGAATTGGTTGGTTTTAGGCAATCGAGTGATATACCTCTTAAAAGTGGATTGTTTGCCAACGCTCTTCAAGAAAACGGGCAAGGTGGGAATTTAAATGTAACAGCTAATCGGTTAGTTATCCGCGATGGAGCAACTATCAACGCTAGTAATTTTCTCAGCTTCGATCCCGATAATCTTCTAGGTAGAGCTGGTACCGGTGCAGCAGGAAACATTGATATCAATTCGCCATTTGTTCTATTAGAAAATCAAGGCATAATTACAGCAAACGTCAATGCTGGAGACAAAGGTAATATCAATATTCAATCCCAAAACTTGCAGCTACGAAAAGGAAGTGTCATTTCAACTAACGCAAAAAACAGTGCAGATGGTGGAAATATAAACATTGACACAAATACTTTAGTCGCATTAGAAAACAGCGATATTGCCGCTAATTCAGAAGGAAGTTTCGGAGGTAGAGTAATTATCAATGCTAAAGGTATTTTGGGTACCCAGTTTCAACAGCAACTTACTCCGCAAAGCGATATTACTGCAACTTCTTCTTTAGGAGCTTCTTTTAGTGGTGTAGTAGACATTAACACCATCGCCGTAGATCCCAACTCCGGATTAATCGAATTACCCCAAACCCTTACTGACTCCAGCCAAAAAATCAAAGCTGGATGTGATGCAACTGCGGGAAACAACTTTGTTGTCAGCCCCAGAGGTGGTTTACCACAAAGCCCCGATGACTTATTTAATGGCAGCACAATATATACAGAATTAAATGATGTAATACCAATACAAGATATAGCTTCTGATATTAACGATCGCAATCATCAAAATTATCGCAATCGCTTGTCAAGCGTTGAGAATAAACATAAAAATCAAAATAAAAATCAAATTGTAGAAGCTACCGGATGGGTAGTTGATGGTAAGGGTGATGTGGTATTAGTTGCAAAAATGCCCCAACACAGCCAAAAGTCTCCCAAAATTAATTCAGCTTCTTGTAACGATTTTTCTTCTTAACTGTTTCCTCGCTTGGGCTGCACCTCCAAAACATCTATATACAAAAAATATTTCAAAGATCGAAAACTTTCTTCAAACGCTTGCGAACCCAAACTACCGGATTAATATCATCTTCCGACTCATCAATTAAACCCATTTCTCGCAATTGCTGCTGACGGGAAGTTAATTCTTCTTGATGCTTCGCTAACTCGTTAACTATTTCTTCCGCCAATTCCGGATTACCTTTTAAAAGTTTTTCAAAACCTTGATTATTAATCACAAATAAAGTTGTATCTTCTAAAGCTTTAACTGTCGCCGTGCGGGGAATTGCTAACATTAAAGCTAACTCTCCGAAAAATTGTGCTTTTCCTAGAGTTGTTAGATGTTTATTGATTTTTGAAACAAAAACTTCCACTTTACCAGATAAAATAATATAAAAAGCATCCCCTGGATCATTTTCTTTAAATAATATTTCTGACTCTTTTATTTGCTGACGATATCCAATCTCTAATAATTTGCGTAAATCTAGGTCGTTAAAATTTTGAAAATATATAACCTGCCGTAATAAAGTTCTTAAAGATATTTTTTTTTGCTGAGTTTCAAATTTGTTATATTGAGAATATAAAGAAAAACTCTTTTCATTTACATATCGATTTGTAACAAAATAAATGCCCTGGCGGCGTAAATTGTATTCGATAGCATAATTTAAAATACTTCTAACATGATTTTTATCCTGAATTTGATTTATCCATACTCTCAAATCAAAATCTAAATAACCATTAGCAAAACCGTTAAAAATTACCTGCGGGGGATTATCTTTAGCGACTAATGGCTCCATGTAAGCCGCATCAAGTAAAATTTCAGTAACTATTAATGGGTCATTTCCGTATTCTATATTTATTGAAAGACAAATTTGTACATTACTATCGTTGTAAGTACAATTAAGAATAGGTTTTTGCACCAATTCGCTATTAGGAATAATTAAACTACTACCATCAAGAGTTTGGATAACAGTAGAACGTAAAGTAATTTTTTTAACTCTTCCTTGTAAGGTTTTAAATTCTTCTGATATCCATAATTCAATAATATCGCCAACTTTAATAGAACGTTCAACTAATAGAGTTAACCCGCTGATAAAGTTCGCAGTTATATTCTGAATACCGAAGCCAAGCCCAATACCTAAACCACCGGCTAATACAGCTAGAGAAGCTAAATTAAAACCCGTACTTTCCAGAACAATTAGAAAACCTAACGAGCCAAAAATATAGGTAAATATTGTTGCAAGAGCTTCTCTGTTACCTTCATCTATGCCAAAATTTATAAGTAATTTATTTTTGAGTAAATTATAAAGAATTCGACAAAAAATAATAACTACTACAAATGAAAAAACTAGCTGTAGTAGCGATGCGAAGGATATGGAAGTTTCTCCAATTTTTAAAACAGGTTTCTCCAAAATTTGAGATAGCTCTAATAATATTTTCTCTATAAATATTCTCATACTTGTTTCAGCCCGCATAGGCGGGCATGTTGGTAGTAGATTTAATCTATTATCAGAAACTTATAACTTCTAAAGTATCAATAATATATTTAGCTGCTTCCACAAAAACCTCATCCATATTTTGAAATTTATCGGGATGAATTAACGATTGTAACTGATTAAAAGTTTTTGTGTCATCAATACCATCACCACTAAAACCGCTTTCCAATACCGCTGTATATTTATGCTCGATATCCAAGAAATCAGCGGCTTTCTGCAAATATTTCTTTTCCTCAATCGAGATTTCTCCATCTACAGCAGACATTTCATAGCAAAAACTCATCATTAATATTTTTTCCGATTCCGATAAAGATTTCGCGAGTTTTAACCATTCTTGAGGATGTTGATAAATACCAGTTTGCGGTACTTTATTGACTAAAGTTTCCATAATTTCCCGCATTTGCCTGTTTTTATGAGGAATTAAACGCTTAATAGTCTTTGCTAACAATTTCTTTTCAGCTTCTTCCTGCATTCCATCAGCTTCAATCACACCCCAAGTGATGATAAGTAAAACAGTTAAGAAAATTAAAGTATCGTTAATATCGGTTTTAACAAATTTTTTATCTGTCAAACTAGATAATAACTCTACAGCATCTAAGCTGACAAAACGCAAATTTAAATGGCTAAAATTTGGCGGAGAAATAAAATCTTGTAACTCATTCCAAGCCGATTGTTCAACTTTTTTTCCACTATACCAAGCTTCTAATACTTCTGTATATTTAGTTGATACTTTTAGAGCATTTCCTGCCGCTTTTAAATATTCTTTTTCGCTATCATCAATATGTCCATCTACCGCCGACATTTCGTAAGAAAAATTCATCAACAAAGTTCTTTCTTGTTGTGATAGACTAGCCGTCAACTTTAACCATTCAGAAGGATTCTGGTATACCGCATTTTCTCGGTTGCCATCAATTAATTGTTGAATTAATACTGTTACATCACCTTTTGATGGAATTAATTGATCGATAGTTTTTTCTAATAACTGTGTTTCCGATTCTGTCACTACCCCATCAGCAAACATAACTCCAAAAGTCATGGTGATTAATGATGCTAAAAACATCAATTCGGGAGTTACTTGCTTATGATGTAATTTTCGTTTTGTCAAACGGGATAATAACTCAACAGCTTCGGAACTAACTAATTTAGCATCAGAATTTACTGCTTGTTTTCCGACTATATTTGAGTCAAATATTACTGTATTCATATACTTAACTTCCTCAAAATGAACATTGATAAGAACGCACCCAAAAATGAATTTATTTTTAAAGCCAATCAACCGTTGCTTTTAGACGATCCTTCTGTAGTTTGGATGATTGAATCGGGAACTGTAGCGCTGTTTGCAGTTGTAATACAGGATGGGATACCAGTAAGCGAACGTCGTTATCTTTTCAGTTGCAATCCTACAGAGGCATTATTTGCCATCGATTCTACTAAGGTTAAATCGATAGTTACATCAAACGATAACAATGACCATCCGAAAAAATACGGGATATTGGCTGTTGCTATCGAGGAAGCATCTTTAACTCAAATCCTTCAAGACGACTTTGAAGCTTTGAGAAGTAACGATTCGACTCGACTAATACCAAAATCTGCAGGAAAAGAATTTATTCAACTAGCAGAAACTTGGATTGAGAAATTTTCGATTTTCCCTGGTGTCGTTAATGCTTCAAGCATTTTTGATACTTCGGTTGCATACACTTGGGATGATGCCTCAGTTTTGCATACTTGGGAAAGGGTTTCAGAAAAATTAGGACATTTGCACAGAGATTTTCTGCGCTATTTTGAGAAATTAGAACAAGATGAAAGCCAAGAAAAGCTTGCTCAATTTCAAGCAAGAGAACAGCTTAATCGTCGAGTTACCGAGACTTCATTAAGGGAACTAGCTTCCATATTTAAGACTAAAAGTCAAGGGTTTATTCAAGAAGACAGCGAGCTATTAATGGCTGCTGGTGCAGTGGGAAGAACTTTAGGAATTACGATTCGACCTCCCGTAAAGTCAGAAGACTTAAACCGCGTTAAAGAACCGATTGAGGCTATCGCAAGGGCTTCTCGGATTCGGATGCGTCGCGTCATCCTAACCCCTAATTGGTGGAAGAAAGATGCTGGTCCCCTGATAGGTTACGTTGGCGAGGAAAAACGTCCTGTAGCTTTATTACCTGCTAGCAGCGGTAATTACGATATCTTCGATCCGAAAATCTGCAAACGAATTCCTTTAGAAAAGTTTATTGAAAATGAAGAATTAGAACCTGTAGCTTATATGTTTTATCGGTCTTTACCCGAGAAAGCATCTAAAGCCATAGAACTGATTAAATTTGCAGTTAGAGGTAGGCTTAAAGATTTAGCTGTAGTAATTATTGCAGGTGTTATTGGTACCTTATTGGGTATGCTAACTCCCCAAGCTACCAGTATTATTATTGATAAAGCCATTCCCGATGCCGACCGGGGGTTATTAGTGCAAATTAGTTTTGGTTTGTTAGCAGCAAGCTTTGGTACTGCTGTATTTCAACTAACACAAAGCTTTGCTTCATTAAGATTGGAAAGCAGTTCGGACGCTACCACTCAAGCTGCTGTTTGGGATAAATTATTAACCTTGCGAATGTCGTTTTTTCGCGCTTATTCTATTGGGGATTTGCAATCGCGAGTTTCAGCGATTAGTCAGATGCGTCAGTATCTGAGCAGCAGCACGTTACAAACTATTTTTACCAGCTTCTTTTCCCTACTAAATTTAGCTTTGTTGTTTTACTACAATTCCCGCTTGGCTTTGGTAGCAATAGGTGTAGCAGTTGTCTCAATAATTATTACTAGTATTTCTGGTATTATCACTCGACGCAAGCTGCGTCCTTTAGAAGAAATACAAGGGGATATTTCCGGTTTGATGGTGCAGTTAATTGGTGGGGTTTCTAAATTAAGAATTTCAGGAGCAGAAAATAGGGCTTTTGCTCACTGGTCTAAGAAATACACCAAACAGCTAAAGTTAATGTTAAGCAGTCAATTGATAGAAGATTTGGTTGGCTTATTTAATATCTTAATTCCCACCATTGCTTCCATAATTATTTTTGCTTTATCAGCTAACTTAATGTTCGGGGCAAATACACAGAATCCTCAAGCTTCTCCACCTTTAACTGCTGGAACTTTCTTAGCATTTAATTCTGCTTTTGGAACTTTTATGGGTGGTGTTGTAGGTTTAAGTAATACAATTATTTCTATTTTAGAAGTAATCGTTTTATGGGGTCGTGCAAAACCAATTCTGATAGCTACCTCTGAGATAGATTTGAGTAAAGCTGACCCAGGAAAACTAACTGGTACAGTAGAGTTAGAACATATATCTTTTCGCTATCGAGAAGACGGTCCTTTGATTTTGAATGATGTAAATATCAAAGCAGCAGAAGGAGAATTTATTGCATTTGTTGGGCCGAGCGGTAGCGGTAAATCTACTATTATCCGCTTGCTGCTAGGATTTGATACACCGGAAGTAGGTACAGTTTATTATGATGGTCAAGACTTATCCGGATTGGATATATCGGCAGTCCGTCGTCAATTAGGCGTAGTATTGCAAAACGGAAGAATTAGCAGCGCTTCAATATTTGAAAATATCTCTGGTGGTGCTTTAATTACTATGGATGAAGCCTGGGAAGCCGCTCGAATGGCAGGATTTGCCGAAGATATTGAAGGAATGCCAATGGGGATGCATACTGTAATATCCGAAGGTGGTACCAATCTTTCTGGAGGACAACGGCAACGTTTGTTAATCGCTCGTTCTTTGGTATTAAAGCCCAAAATTTTGATTTTTGATGAGGCAACTAGTGCTTTAGATAACCGCACCCAAGCAATTGTAAGTGAAAGTTTAGACCAGCTACAGGTGACACGCATCGTAATTGCTCACCGTCTGAGTACTATCCGCAATGCAGACCGCATTTATGTAATTGAAGCTGGGAGAGTAATGCAACAGGGAAACTTCGAGCAACTTTCACAACAGGAAGGTCTATTTGCAAGTTTGATGGCTAGGCAAATGGCTTAATGATAAATACTTAAGAATCTAAGATTTTAGGGGTAAGTACAGAAAAATCAATTTTAAGCGTTACTTTGACTAAACTTCTGGGAACAATCAAGGAGTATGCTTTCCAACTATTGAATTAACCAGACGCAATGTTAGCAACTGAACCCCTGAAACTGGATTCTTACTTACGTACTTTAGTCAATAAAGCAAGTTATTTAACGGAGCGTCTCAATCAAGATGTTGTTCCTACTGTCTCAAAATCCGATGAATCCACAATAAATTCTCATCTGGAATTTTGGTGTCAAGTTCTTGCTAAAGGTAATAAAGAACAGTTTCAACGGCGTTTAGCTGCTGATAAATTAGATATAGATAAATTGCATACTCTCTTAGGAGAAGTTGAATATCCTCAGTCTCAACCTCTACCTGCTTGGGGGCAGACTTTAAAATTAGTTCTGCAAGCCGCCCAAAAACCCTTGAATACAGAATTATCTGACTTTTCATCAGAAAACCCAATTCCCTTTGAACCGTTTTATCAACCTTTTATACAAGTTGCTCAAAATCAACTTTTATCTCGCGTAGATTTAGATATACTCGGTGAAGACGCGCAAAAAACTTTATGGATAAGTTTACTAGATCGTTTAAGAAATATTGCCATTAAAACACTGTTTACAGAATTTGCAGAATTTCGTTCTTCGGGAAATTCCCTAAAAGATTTTTTCTTAATTCAATTGCAAGGCAAAAATAGCCAGGAAAAATATCATGCCTTTTTGAAGCATTTATTTCAAGATGGCTTACTTGGTTTATTTGAAAAATATCCAGTTTTGGCAAAGCTGTTAGCTACTGCGATTGATTATTGGGTAGATGCAACTGTAGAGTTTATTAATCGTCTGAGAACAGATTTGCCAGCAATTGAAAAACTATTTTCACCAGACACAGCCTTGCAAAAGGTAGTTGAACTAAAAGCTAATTTATCTGATTTGCACAATCAAGGGCGCTCTGCAACTGCTTTAACTTTTGATACGGGTTTGAAATTAGTATATAAACCCAAAGACGTAGAAATGGAATTGGCTTATAACAAAATAATTTCCTGGTGTAACGAAAATGGCAGTCCTTTACCTTTAAAAACTTTTACCGTTTTATCTCAAGCCAAATATGGATGGGTGGAATTTGTATATCAAGATGATTGTCCCGACGAAGCCGCAGCAGAACGTTACTATCAAAGAGCGGGAATGATTCTAGCTATAATGCATTTGCTTTTAGCAACCGACTGTCACCACGAAAACTTAATTGCTAGTGGAGAACATCCAGTACTAATAGATTTAGAAACATTATTGACTCATCAGACAACAAAATCTCACGATTCAAACTCCGAAATTCCTCAATCTGCATTCGATATACTCGACAAACAATTAGAAAAATCTCTGATTCGGACAATGCTACTCCCTCAAAAGGGTTTAATCGCAAAAGATTCTGTTGAAATTGATTTGAGTGGATTCGGAGGAGTCGAAGAATATAAAAGTGCTATGCCGAAGCTACGGTATGTTAATACCGATGGCATGAATATTGCTTATGAAATTATTAGTATTGAAAGTCATGCTAATGTTCCCAAAGTCAATGGAGTAAATTTATCTCCTCTTTCTTATGTGGAAAGTTTGGTGACTGGCTTTGAGCAAATGTATCGCTTCCTTAAGAACCAAAAACAGGCTTTATTAAAACCAGGTAGCCCTTTAATGGAACTAGCCAATCAAAAGGTGCGCTATGTTTTTCGAGCAACTCACATTTACCATTCTATTATCCAAGATAGCTATTCTCCAGAATACTTAGATTCAGGGATAAAACGTAGTTTAGCCTTAGAAGTATTAGCCCGCGCTTTCGTTGTTAACGAAGCAATGTTAAATAGAATCAGCATTTTAAATGCAGAGCGTCAAGCTGCCGAAGATGGTGATATTCCTTTTTTTGCGGTAAATACCAGCGAATCTAATTTACCTTTACCAACCCAAGAAGTTGTAACGGATTTATTTATCCAACCAAGTTTTACAGCAGCTATCAATCAACTTGAAAATTTGAATCAAACTAATTTAGCTCAGCAAGTTGCTGTAATTCGAGGGACTTTTGCGGCTCGGTATACTAAAGAACCTGCACTATCTGCAAATTCTGTGGCTGTAAATTTCAAGGAAAATCTGAAAGAAGATGTCATAGCTCCCGATATTTTTGTAGAGCAAGCAATTACTTTAGCAAACGAACTGAAGCAGACAGCAACCTTTGGTGAAGACGGTAGCGTTGCTTGGTTGGGTTTAGGCTACAGAACTACAACCGAAGGTTTTCTTTTTCAGCCTTTAGGTTCAAATTTATACGATGGCAATTGCGGTATAGCTTTATTTTTGGCAGCTTTAGCAAAAATTACTCAAGACTCACAATGGAGCAATTTAGCATCCCATTCTCTACAACCTCTTTTACAAATACACAAAACAGAGTCATCAGAAAGACTAGCGAGATTTACCAGAAAGATGGGCATTGGTGGAGCAACGGGTTTAGCTTCAATTGCTTATACTTTAGTGCATACCAGTAAGTTGTTAGCAGACAACAATTTATTGACAACCGCTAAAAATATAGCTTTATTAATTACTCCAGAATCAATTGCCTCAGAAAAATATTTTGATATTACTAGAGGTGTCGCAGGAGCGATTTTAGGTCTTTTAGCGGTTTATAAAACTAACCCCGAAGATAAAAGACTATTAGATTTAGCTATTAACTGTGGCGAGCATTTGCTAAAACAGCAAATATCTATAAACGAGTACAAAACTTGGAAAACCTGGAATGGAATTGCTTTGACAGGCTTTTCCCAAGGTGCGGGCGGAATCGCTTATGCTTTATTAAATCTGTGTAAAATCACCGCACGAGAAGAATTTTTGCAAGCAGCTAAAGAAGCGATCGCTTATGAAAAAAGCTGTTTTTGTGAAGAAGCTGGTAACTGGCAAGATTTGCGTACAGAAAATAATCAGTATCAAGTTAGCTGGGCGCATGGTGCTGCCGGTATTGCCTTAGCGCGTATAAATAGCTTATCTATACTCAACACTCCAGAAATCATTGCAGAAATTAATACAGCTTTAGAAACTACCCAAAAATGCGGGATTTCGACTGTAGATAATCTAGCTTGGGGTAACTTTGGACGCATCGAAACTTTACTAGTTGCCGCTCAAGTTCTTAACCGTCCGGAATTATTACAAATAGCTCGCAACTCAAGTATAAAATTAGTCGAGCAAGCCCGAGAAAAAGGCGGTTTTAGGCTTTATTCTAATATACTAAGTCCAGTATTTAACCCAGCATTTTTACACGGTACCAGCGGTATTGGCTATCAATTATTACGTTTAGCATATCCAGAATTACCATCTATTTTGAGTTTTGAATTTTAATAAATAATAGGTAAGGCACTACCGTAAATTGCGGAA comes from Rivularia sp. PCC 7116 and encodes:
- a CDS encoding filamentous hemagglutinin N-terminal domain-containing protein yields the protein MRDLHYILLALSVTFLLLPVSEVEAQLIPDNTLGKENSLVNPVNSVQRIDGGTIRGSNLFHSFQEFNIGSGKSAYFSNPGNIENILTRVTGKNSSLILGKLGVLGNANLFLINPNGIIFGENAQLDINGSFVGSTADNIKFADGREFNAVNPSANPILTINVPLGLQYKGNGGNIEVRGTATSNLKVPDKKSLALAGGNIKFDGGKLTAPAGGIDLFAVTNGEVSLVNSNGRINLKTPLGIEYGDIEFLNASNIDASGNSGGSIQVRGRNISLKGNSIISTNTDGDGFGKTLNITATELLKISASDLFADVQDNATGTGGDLVVNSKNLIVTDGSILSSSTFGLGNSGNLTIKTINLQVDNAGRIDVTTYDFGNGGNLTIETANLQVYDGAQITAIAFGKGNAGNMEIKANLVELVGFRQSSDIPLKSGLFANALQENGQGGNLNVTANRLVIRDGATINASNFLSFDPDNLLGRAGTGAAGNIDINSPFVLLENQGIITANVNAGDKGNINIQSQNLQLRKGSVISTNAKNSADGGNINIDTNTLVALENSDIAANSEGSFGGRVIINAKGILGTQFQQQLTPQSDITATSSLGASFSGVVDINTIAVDPNSGLIELPQTLTDSSQKIKAGCDATAGNNFVVSPRGGLPQSPDDLFNGSTIYTELNDVIPIQDIASDINDRNHQNYRNRLSSVENKHKNQNKNQIVEATGWVVDGKGDVVLVAKMPQHSQKSPKINSASCNDFSS
- a CDS encoding cyclic nucleotide-binding domain-containing protein → MRIFIEKILLELSQILEKPVLKIGETSISFASLLQLVFSFVVVIIFCRILYNLLKNKLLINFGIDEGNREALATIFTYIFGSLGFLIVLESTGFNLASLAVLAGGLGIGLGFGIQNITANFISGLTLLVERSIKVGDIIELWISEEFKTLQGRVKKITLRSTVIQTLDGSSLIIPNSELVQKPILNCTYNDSNVQICLSINIEYGNDPLIVTEILLDAAYMEPLVAKDNPPQVIFNGFANGYLDFDLRVWINQIQDKNHVRSILNYAIEYNLRRQGIYFVTNRYVNEKSFSLYSQYNKFETQQKKISLRTLLRQVIYFQNFNDLDLRKLLEIGYRQQIKESEILFKENDPGDAFYIILSGKVEVFVSKINKHLTTLGKAQFFGELALMLAIPRTATVKALEDTTLFVINNQGFEKLLKGNPELAEEIVNELAKHQEELTSRQQQLREMGLIDESEDDINPVVWVRKRLKKVFDL
- a CDS encoding TerB family tellurite resistance protein; the protein is MNTVIFDSNIVGKQAVNSDAKLVSSEAVELLSRLTKRKLHHKQVTPELMFLASLITMTFGVMFADGVVTESETQLLEKTIDQLIPSKGDVTVLIQQLIDGNRENAVYQNPSEWLKLTASLSQQERTLLMNFSYEMSAVDGHIDDSEKEYLKAAGNALKVSTKYTEVLEAWYSGKKVEQSAWNELQDFISPPNFSHLNLRFVSLDAVELLSSLTDKKFVKTDINDTLIFLTVLLIITWGVIEADGMQEEAEKKLLAKTIKRLIPHKNRQMREIMETLVNKVPQTGIYQHPQEWLKLAKSLSESEKILMMSFCYEMSAVDGEISIEEKKYLQKAADFLDIEHKYTAVLESGFSGDGIDDTKTFNQLQSLIHPDKFQNMDEVFVEAAKYIIDTLEVISF
- a CDS encoding NHLP bacteriocin export ABC transporter permease/ATPase subunit, which encodes MNIDKNAPKNEFIFKANQPLLLDDPSVVWMIESGTVALFAVVIQDGIPVSERRYLFSCNPTEALFAIDSTKVKSIVTSNDNNDHPKKYGILAVAIEEASLTQILQDDFEALRSNDSTRLIPKSAGKEFIQLAETWIEKFSIFPGVVNASSIFDTSVAYTWDDASVLHTWERVSEKLGHLHRDFLRYFEKLEQDESQEKLAQFQAREQLNRRVTETSLRELASIFKTKSQGFIQEDSELLMAAGAVGRTLGITIRPPVKSEDLNRVKEPIEAIARASRIRMRRVILTPNWWKKDAGPLIGYVGEEKRPVALLPASSGNYDIFDPKICKRIPLEKFIENEELEPVAYMFYRSLPEKASKAIELIKFAVRGRLKDLAVVIIAGVIGTLLGMLTPQATSIIIDKAIPDADRGLLVQISFGLLAASFGTAVFQLTQSFASLRLESSSDATTQAAVWDKLLTLRMSFFRAYSIGDLQSRVSAISQMRQYLSSSTLQTIFTSFFSLLNLALLFYYNSRLALVAIGVAVVSIIITSISGIITRRKLRPLEEIQGDISGLMVQLIGGVSKLRISGAENRAFAHWSKKYTKQLKLMLSSQLIEDLVGLFNILIPTIASIIIFALSANLMFGANTQNPQASPPLTAGTFLAFNSAFGTFMGGVVGLSNTIISILEVIVLWGRAKPILIATSEIDLSKADPGKLTGTVELEHISFRYREDGPLILNDVNIKAAEGEFIAFVGPSGSGKSTIIRLLLGFDTPEVGTVYYDGQDLSGLDISAVRRQLGVVLQNGRISSASIFENISGGALITMDEAWEAARMAGFAEDIEGMPMGMHTVISEGGTNLSGGQRQRLLIARSLVLKPKILIFDEATSALDNRTQAIVSESLDQLQVTRIVIAHRLSTIRNADRIYVIEAGRVMQQGNFEQLSQQEGLFASLMARQMA